The proteins below come from a single Drosophila busckii strain San Diego stock center, stock number 13000-0081.31 chromosome X, ASM1175060v1, whole genome shotgun sequence genomic window:
- the LOC108605478 gene encoding uncharacterized protein LOC108605478, whose amino-acid sequence MCMSCCYAPRCCNKQTLEKLSCADDYLWFQRCSHRDCGVCQTREQHECECDCRRNRHIVEALSCLFRCSVPFMLSTLFRLAHQRECPLRRFTRDHNWDVMQHVLAPYTELNDLEIYDSMYDRCGQPIDPLDCNNTLKVVRLIFLNEVITLDQRAYLMRMLERLRDHAHCPVNLQLLLEALAGVDLKQLVCSIHNQEQLARNFYNARQCAQICRLYRQVTTIDKMKIHRLRQRHRQHKYKARKLSHAPTEDVVSARQTLLNQQFCMRRTEQSTPVPGKTSKQYSNNPSRRNSSKTSSKSQKSRRSSSQQQQQQHQAELARLRERIEAGSA is encoded by the coding sequence ATGTGCATGAGCTGCTGCTACGCGCCACGCTGCTGCAACAAGCAGACGCTGGAGAAGTTGAGCTGTGCGGATGACTATCTGTGGTTCCAGCGCTGCTCGCATCGCGACTGCGGCGTCTGCCAGACCCGCGAGCAGcacgagtgcgagtgcgactGTCGACGCAATCGTCACATCGTCGAGGCGCTCAGCTGCCTCTTCCGCTGCAGCGTGCCGTTTATGCTGTCCACGCTCTTCAGGCTGGCGCATCAGCGGGAGTGTCCGCTGCGGCGATTCACACGCGACCACAACTGGGATGTGATGCAGCATGTGCTGGCGCCCTACACGGAGCTGAACGACCTGGAGATATACGACAGCATGTACGATCGCTGTGGGCAGCCCATTGACCCGCTGGACTGCAACAATACACTGAAGGTTGTGCGTCTGATATTCCTGAACGAGGTGATCACCTTGGATCAGCGCGCCTACCTGATGCGCATGCTGGAACGCTTGCGTGACCATGCGCACTGCCCTGTcaatctgcagctgctgctggaggccCTGGCCGGCGTGGACTTGAAGCAGTTGGTCTGCAGCATTCACAACCAGGAGCAGCTCGCACGCAACTTCTACAATGCGCGCCAGTGTGCGCAGATCTGCCGGCTCTATCGCCAGGTGACCACCATTGACAAGATGAAGATCCACAGGCTGCGCCAGCGCCATCGCCAGCACAAGTACAAGGCGCGCAAGCTGAGCCATGCGCCCACCGAGGATGTCGTCTCGGCGCGTCAGACGCTGTTGAATCAACAGTTTTGCATGCGGAGGACCGAACAGAGCACGCCGGTGCCCGGCAAGACGTCCAAGCAGTACTCCAACAATCCCTCGCGTCGCAATAGCTCCAAGACATCAAGTAAATCGCAAAAGTCGCGCCGCAGCtcctcgcagcagcagcagcaacagcaccagGCTGAGTTGGCGCGGCTACGCGAGCGCATTGAGGCGGGCAGTGcataa
- the LOC108605471 gene encoding serine/arginine repetitive matrix protein 1 — translation MKPTTATTTAATPESSSKRRRAATAKRQSGSNCPTGGSRRSKSPTPTKSTPKSRRSRSPSPTRTPSPASSPLKAQRRFVATTPGPSDVHSVSYQSILSGSSINSEQWSVQSEAIRQPRSQPPPQTPPQPRKYRLRARSAESLVYPKITPERRRVAEPEYSDDNSKEFEPSLLTNSSISWSRSRLSPPPPPPPPPVQRFPEQPPPPLGASTSDLSASRTPANSFDGTSFESRAETHAMGAMRQSDDRPSGSKPLKLSSIRMQPATSATNATSSYQLTPGCSEESLETRQQERLSAMTRYQNPPSLLLPKRTNLGLLPSLFLRQPQLNERLIRRRAATVKTKKPPWQPPLSKPQSGLRTRRPPPQRQTKLVLSKQLAHAQRWLNLLQLQQQPQLAEPTLVNTSKRSRSGCDVQRQHEEMRGYATPCSSTSNLHGGQRQGRQRAHLFDFDDKSDEGSPRWSPNLQTAPMPCSILKTPAKQFSKPWSESRRVNFKTDVRSLFKSNAPRNSSPLPACQHQQPHSFHFQQSPAARPMPHAARCQQPSLFALPSTSSSSTHNNYDNNSYSYNQLSEPTPLLVPRGAYATRKRPVQPPPVTLVSDLDLHSYHRTPRHILPQQPPARSTAGTTCPPYAKQRNASVRAATAATAALDLLLSQAQRLRHCTQRLPDPYTCSSPRRQPSQSQSQSEAEPEPIPLIIPPSHSGLLLERCLSTQWPEQLQQQQQR, via the exons atgaaaccgaccacagcaaccacaacagcagcaacaccagagagcagcagcaagcgtcGTCGTGCTGCCACTGCCAAGCGCCagagcggcagcaactgcCCAACAGGTGGGTCGCGACGCAGCAAGTCGCCAACtccaacaaaatcaacaccGAAATcacgtcgcagtcgcagtccgAGTCCAACGCGAACTCCAAGTCCAGCATCAAGTCCACTCAAAGCTCAGCGACGCTTTGTGGCAACCACACCCGGTCCAAGCGACGTGCATAGCGTAAGCTATCAATCTATCTTGAGTGGCAGCTCCATCAACAGCGAGCAGTGGTCGGTGCAGAGCGAAGCTATTCGCCAGCCTCGGTCTCAACCACCGCCACAGACACCACCACAACCAAGGAAATACCGATTGAGAGCGCGGAGCGCAGAGAGTCTCGTTTATCCCAAGATAACGCCAGAGAGACGCAGAGTGGCAGAGCCAGAGTACTCTGATGACAACTCAAAGGAATTTGAGCCGAGTTTGCTAACTAACTCGAGCATTAGTTGGAGCAG ATCACGATTGTCGCCACCAcctccaccaccaccaccacctgTACAACGCTTTCCTGAACAGCCGCCGCCACCTCTAGGAGCTTCTACCTCAGACCTATCAGCAAGCCGAACGCCAGCGAATTCGTTTGATGGAACCTCCTTCGAATCCAGAGCAGAGACACACGCAATGGGTGCAATGCGTCAGTCAGACGATCGTCCATCTGGCAGTAAGCCACTAAAGCTCTCATCCATACGCATGCAGCCTGCCACAAGTGCCACAAATGCCACAAGCAGCTATCAGCTGACGCCAGGCTGCTCTGAGGAGAGCCTGGAGACGCGTCAACAGGAGCGACTGTCGGCTATGACGCGTTACCAGAATCCCCCGTCCCTGCTGCTGCCGAAACGGACCAATCTGGGACTGCTGCCGTCCTTGTTTCTGCGCCAGCCGCAGCTCAACGAGCGCTTGATTCGCCGGCGCGCTGCCACCGTCAAGACAAAGAAGCCGCCGTGGCAGCCGCCGCTGTCGAAGCCCCAGTCCGGACTGCGCACGCGTCGACCGCCGCCGCAGCGGCAGACTAAATTGGTATTGTCAAAGCAATTGGCGCACGCGCAGCGCTGGCTCaacctgctgcagctgcagcagcagccacaactgGCGGAGCCAACACTAGTGAACACAAGCAAACGTTCGCGTTCCGGTTGCGatgtgcagcggcagcatgAGGAGATGCGAGGCTATGCCACGCCCTGTAGCTCGACCAGCAATTTACACGGGGGGCAGCGACAGGGACGACAGAGGGCGCATTTGTTTGACTTTGATGACAAGTCGGATGAAGGGAGTCCACGCTGGTCGCCGAACCTGCAGACAGCGCCCATGCCCTGCTCCATACTCAAAACCCCCGCCAAACAGTTTAGCAAGCCGTGGAGCGAGAGTCGGCGCGTCAATTTCAAAACCGATGTGCGCTCTTTGTTCAAATCCAACGCCCCACGAAATTCCAGTCCCCTGCCCGCttgccagcaccagcagccgCATAGCTTCCACTTCCAACAATCACCAGCAGCACGACccatgccgcatgccgcacGCTGTCAGCAGCCCTCGCTTTTTGCGCTGCctagcaccagcagcagcagcacccacaacaactacgacaacaacagctacagctacaatcAGTTGAGCGAACCCACGCCGCTGTTGGTGCCACGCGGCGCTTATGCCACACGCAAGCGTCCAGTGCAACCGCCGCCCGTCACGCTGGTCTCCGATTTGGACCTGCATAGTTATCATCGCACTCCGCGGCACATATTGCCGCAGCAACCACCCGCACGCTCCACGGCCGGCACCACTTGCCCACCTTATGCCAAGCAACGCAATGCGAGCGTCAGAGCCGCCAccgctgccaccgccgccttGGATCTGCTCCTCAGCCAGGCGCAACGCTTGCGGCACTGCACACAGCGTCTGCCGGATCCGTACACCTGCTCTAGTCCCAGACGCCagccgtcgcagtcgcagtcgcagtcggaGGCTGAGCCGGAACCGATACCGCTGATCATACCGCCCAGCCACAGTGGCTTGCTGCTCGAGCGCTGTCTGTCCACCCAATGGcctgagcagctgcagcagcagcaacagcggtaG
- the LOC108605480 gene encoding DNA replication complex GINS protein PSF3, with translation MNYFPSYYSIEDIFVTQEKVECKVNTRLQRMGFLDAGSETEDLEPGRTINLPLWYIKELKVNNSYFTIAVPEIYKNVHKAVCEAETTHIELGRLHPYFYEFGRYLTPYDRNHVIGRIIFETLRQRVRHLLDISKNDGDQSKPEQRLDNIESKLHEAGVRTNTLYVNWLQLRGNNICISELVQEHQKKRKRADRSEDEGSGDGGSPSSKRITL, from the exons ATGAATTACTTTCCAAGCTATTATTCAATCGAGGATATATTTGTAACACAAGAGAAGGTCGAATGCAAAGTTAATACGCGCCTGCAGCGAATgg GTTTCTTAGACGCGGGCTCTGAAACAGAGGACTTGGAACCAGGACGAACTATTAATTTGCCGCTCTGGTACATTAAAGAACTAAAGGTTAATAATTCTTACTTTACCATTGCTGTGCCGGAGATTTATAAAAACGTACACAAAGCCGTTTGCGAGGCGGAGACCACCCACATTGAGCTAGGTCGACTGCATCCGTACTTCTATGAGTTCGGACGCTATCTAACGCCCTACGATCGCAACCATGTCATAGGTCGCATAATATTCGAAACACTGCGACAACGAGTGCGACATTTGCTGGATATATCCAAGAATGATGGAGATCAGAGCAAGCCCGAGCAACGCTTGGACAACATTGAGTCGAAGCTTCATGAGGCTGGCGTACGCACCAACACATtg tATGTCAactggctgcagctgcgtggcaataatatttgcatatcaGAGTTGGTGCAGGAACATCAGAAGAAACGCAAACGCGCCGATCGTAGCGAAGATGAAGGAAGCGGTGACGGGGGATCACCCAGCAGTAAGCGCATTACATTGTAG
- the LOC108605475 gene encoding serine/threonine-protein phosphatase beta isoform isoform X2: protein MGDFDLNVDSLIQRLLEMRSCRTGKQVQMTEAEVRGLCLKSREIFLQQPILLELEAPLIICGDIHGQYTDLLRLFEYGGFPPAANYLFLGDYVDRGKQSLETICLLLAYKIKYPENFFLLRGNHECASINRIYGFYDECKRRYNVKLWKTFTDCFNCLPVAAIIDEKIFCCHGGLSPDLQGMEQIRRLMRPTDVPDTGLLCDLLWSDPDKDVQGWGENDRGVSFTFGVDVVSKFLNRHELDLICRAHQVVEDGYEFFARRQLVTLFSAPNYCGEFDNAGGMMTVDDTLMCSFQILKPSEKKAKYLYSGMNSSRPTTPQRSAPMLASNKKK from the exons ATGGGcgattttgatttaaatgtgGACAGTCTTATACAGCGGCTGCTGGAAA TGCGCAGTTGCCGCACGGGCAAACAAGTACAGATGACGGAGGCCGAGGTGCGTGGCTTGTGCCTCAAATCGCGTGAGATATTCTTGCAACAGCCGATCTTGCTGGAGTTGGAGGCGCCACTGATCATTTGCGGCGACATACATGGACAGTACACAGATTTACTGCGCCTATTCGAATATGGCGGCTTTCCACCAGCTGCCAATTATTTGTTCCTTGGCGATTATGTGGATCGAGGCAAGCAGTCGCTGGAGACAATTTGTCTGCTCTTGGCCTATAAGATTAAATATCCAGagaatttctttttgttgcgcGGCAATCATGAATGCGCCAgtataaatagaatttatg GCTTCTATGACGAATGCAAGCGTCGCTATAATGTCAAACTGTGGAAGACATTTACCGATTGCTTCAATTGTCTGCCAGTTGCTGCTATAATTGATGAAAAAATATTCTGCTGTCATGGCGGCTTGAGTCCTGACTTGCAAGGCATGGAACAAATACGTCGTCTCATGCGGCCCACAGATGTGCCCGATACTGGCTTGCTCTGTGATTTGCTTTGGAGTGATCCCGACAAGGATGTGCAGGGCTGGGGCGAGAATGATCGTGGAGTTAGCTTCACCTTTGGCGTTGATGTTGTATCAAAGTTTTTAAATCGGCACGAGCTGGACTTGATTTGCCGCGCGCATCAG GTCGTTGAGGATGGCTATGAGTTCTTTGCCCGTCGCCAGTTAGTGACATTATTCTCGGCGCCCAATTATTGTGGCGAGTTTGATAATGCTGGCGGCATGATGACCGTGGATGATACGCTCATGTGCTCATTCCAG ATATTGAAGCCATCGGAGAAGAAGGCCAAATATTTGTACAGCGGCATGAACTCATCGCGACCAACAACACCGCAACGAAGTGCACCAATGCTGGCGtccaataagaaaaaataa
- the LOC108605475 gene encoding serine/threonine-protein phosphatase beta isoform isoform X1, producing the protein MGDFDLNVDSLIQRLLENFKKQKEAEEHAQKLLIAQQLGSAAAGATGGAGASTSSSATAGGGSGTPTSSLNDPLEELSEHQRRILQQYSISPPSETMISADGDQITVHHPRDEPKKSRLKLRDFFVAEFVRSCRTGKQVQMTEAEVRGLCLKSREIFLQQPILLELEAPLIICGDIHGQYTDLLRLFEYGGFPPAANYLFLGDYVDRGKQSLETICLLLAYKIKYPENFFLLRGNHECASINRIYGFYDECKRRYNVKLWKTFTDCFNCLPVAAIIDEKIFCCHGGLSPDLQGMEQIRRLMRPTDVPDTGLLCDLLWSDPDKDVQGWGENDRGVSFTFGVDVVSKFLNRHELDLICRAHQVVEDGYEFFARRQLVTLFSAPNYCGEFDNAGGMMTVDDTLMCSFQILKPSEKKAKYLYSGMNSSRPTTPQRSAPMLASNKKK; encoded by the exons ATGGGcgattttgatttaaatgtgGACAGTCTTATACAGCGGCTGCTGGAAA atttcaaaaagcaaaaagaagccGAAGAGCATGCACAGAAGCTGCTCATTGCTCAGCAATTGGGGTCTGCTGCCGCTGGTGCTACTGGGGGTGCTGGCGCCTCAACTTCCAGTTCAGCTACAGCTGGCGGCGGCAGTGGTACACCCACATCTTCGCTTAACGATCCGCTGGAGGAGCTTAGCGAGCATCAGCGACGTATATTGCAACAATATTCTATATCGCCGCCAAGTGAAACAATGATCTCAGCGGATGGCGATCAAATAACGGTGCATCATCCGCGTGACGAACCAAAGAAATCACGTTTGAAATTACGCGATTTTTTCGTCGCTGAATTTG TGCGCAGTTGCCGCACGGGCAAACAAGTACAGATGACGGAGGCCGAGGTGCGTGGCTTGTGCCTCAAATCGCGTGAGATATTCTTGCAACAGCCGATCTTGCTGGAGTTGGAGGCGCCACTGATCATTTGCGGCGACATACATGGACAGTACACAGATTTACTGCGCCTATTCGAATATGGCGGCTTTCCACCAGCTGCCAATTATTTGTTCCTTGGCGATTATGTGGATCGAGGCAAGCAGTCGCTGGAGACAATTTGTCTGCTCTTGGCCTATAAGATTAAATATCCAGagaatttctttttgttgcgcGGCAATCATGAATGCGCCAgtataaatagaatttatg GCTTCTATGACGAATGCAAGCGTCGCTATAATGTCAAACTGTGGAAGACATTTACCGATTGCTTCAATTGTCTGCCAGTTGCTGCTATAATTGATGAAAAAATATTCTGCTGTCATGGCGGCTTGAGTCCTGACTTGCAAGGCATGGAACAAATACGTCGTCTCATGCGGCCCACAGATGTGCCCGATACTGGCTTGCTCTGTGATTTGCTTTGGAGTGATCCCGACAAGGATGTGCAGGGCTGGGGCGAGAATGATCGTGGAGTTAGCTTCACCTTTGGCGTTGATGTTGTATCAAAGTTTTTAAATCGGCACGAGCTGGACTTGATTTGCCGCGCGCATCAG GTCGTTGAGGATGGCTATGAGTTCTTTGCCCGTCGCCAGTTAGTGACATTATTCTCGGCGCCCAATTATTGTGGCGAGTTTGATAATGCTGGCGGCATGATGACCGTGGATGATACGCTCATGTGCTCATTCCAG ATATTGAAGCCATCGGAGAAGAAGGCCAAATATTTGTACAGCGGCATGAACTCATCGCGACCAACAACACCGCAACGAAGTGCACCAATGCTGGCGtccaataagaaaaaataa